A region of Flavobacterium indicum GPTSA100-9 = DSM 17447 DNA encodes the following proteins:
- the pseI gene encoding pseudaminic acid synthase, with product MKINNFQINQNSPVFIIAELSANHNGSLETALETVRAAKRAGADCIKLQTYTADTITLDSNKPDFIINGTIWEGRKLHDLYQEAYTPWDWHQAIFDEAKKEGLICFSSPFDKSAVDFLEDLNTPAYKIASFEITDIPLIEYVASKGKPIIISTGIAEKEDIELAIETCRKVGNNDIALLKCTSSYPAPIEEANLIMIQDFSKLFNVIPGLSDHTIGATVPVVATALGAKIIEKHFILDRSIGGPDASFSMNEMEFTEMVQAVRNAEKAIGTVNYELTEKQASGKAFARSLYVAEDIQIGELFTEKNIRSVRPGFGLHPKFLPEILGTKATKNYSKGDRFSL from the coding sequence ATGAAAATAAATAATTTCCAAATAAATCAAAACTCACCGGTTTTCATCATTGCTGAATTATCTGCCAATCACAATGGGAGTTTAGAAACTGCTCTTGAAACAGTAAGAGCAGCCAAAAGAGCGGGGGCTGATTGTATTAAATTACAAACCTATACTGCAGACACTATTACTTTAGACTCAAACAAACCCGATTTTATTATCAATGGAACTATTTGGGAAGGTAGAAAATTACATGATTTGTATCAAGAAGCTTACACACCTTGGGATTGGCATCAGGCAATTTTTGATGAAGCTAAAAAAGAAGGTTTAATCTGCTTTTCCTCCCCTTTTGATAAATCAGCAGTCGATTTTTTAGAAGATTTAAATACACCTGCCTATAAAATTGCCTCTTTTGAAATAACTGATATTCCTTTAATTGAATATGTTGCCTCAAAAGGAAAACCAATAATAATTTCTACAGGAATTGCAGAAAAAGAAGATATTGAATTAGCCATAGAAACCTGCCGAAAAGTAGGTAATAACGATATTGCATTATTAAAATGTACTTCTAGTTATCCAGCGCCTATTGAAGAAGCGAATTTGATCATGATACAAGATTTTTCAAAACTATTCAATGTTATCCCTGGCCTTTCCGATCATACTATAGGCGCTACAGTACCTGTTGTTGCTACTGCTTTAGGTGCTAAAATTATCGAAAAACATTTTATTTTAGATCGAAGTATTGGAGGTCCAGATGCTTCTTTTTCAATGAATGAAATGGAATTTACAGAAATGGTACAAGCGGTTAGAAATGCTGAAAAAGCAATTGGAACGGTCAACTATGAATTAACCGAAAAACAAGCCAGTGGTAAAGCATTTGCCAGATCGCTTTATGTTGCTGAAGACATCCAAATTGGAGAACTATTCACAGAAAAAAACATACGCTCTGTTCGACCTGGATTTGGGCTTCATCCTAAATTTTTACCTGAAATATTAGGGACAAAAGCAACAAAAAATTACTCAAAAGGCGACCGATTTTCATTATAA
- the gmd gene encoding GDP-mannose 4,6-dehydratase, with protein MKTALITGVTGQDGAYLAELLLSKGYMVHGIKRRSSLFNTQRIDHIYEDPHIENQHFKLHYGDLSDSTNLIRIIQETQPDEIYNLGAMSHVKVSFDTPEYTANADGIGTLRILEAVRLLGLTKKTKIYQASTSELYGLVQEVPQKETTPFYPRSPYAVAKMYAYWITVNYREAYDMFACNGILFNHESPLRGETFVTRKITRGIAQMALGLQDSLFMGNIDAKRDWGHAKDYVEAMWLILQQDKPEDFVISTGVTTTVRDFIIMAFKEVGVELEFKGEGVDEVGIVKSISNSEFEFKVGQKVIQIDPTYFRPTEVDLLIGDNTKAKTKLGWSPKYTLEMLVKEMMAADVDLFKKEKLIKNFN; from the coding sequence ATGAAAACAGCATTAATCACAGGAGTTACTGGTCAAGACGGAGCTTATTTAGCTGAACTTTTACTTTCAAAAGGATACATGGTTCATGGAATTAAAAGAAGAAGTTCATTATTCAATACACAAAGAATTGATCACATATACGAAGATCCACATATTGAAAATCAACATTTTAAATTACATTATGGAGATTTGAGTGATTCTACCAATCTTATTAGAATTATTCAAGAAACACAACCAGATGAAATTTATAATTTAGGTGCCATGAGTCATGTAAAAGTGAGCTTTGACACACCTGAATACACCGCAAACGCAGATGGAATTGGAACATTACGTATTTTAGAAGCAGTACGTCTTTTAGGATTAACCAAAAAAACTAAAATTTATCAAGCTTCTACTTCTGAATTGTATGGTTTAGTTCAGGAAGTTCCTCAAAAAGAAACAACGCCTTTTTACCCGCGTTCTCCCTATGCTGTTGCAAAAATGTACGCTTATTGGATAACCGTAAATTATAGAGAAGCCTATGATATGTTTGCTTGTAATGGAATATTATTTAATCATGAAAGTCCGTTGAGAGGTGAAACCTTTGTTACTAGAAAAATAACAAGAGGAATTGCTCAAATGGCATTAGGATTACAAGATTCCTTATTTATGGGTAATATCGATGCTAAACGTGACTGGGGACATGCTAAAGATTATGTTGAAGCCATGTGGCTCATCTTACAACAAGATAAACCTGAGGATTTTGTAATATCAACTGGAGTTACTACTACTGTTCGCGATTTTATAATTATGGCTTTTAAAGAAGTAGGTGTAGAACTGGAATTTAAAGGCGAAGGTGTTGATGAAGTAGGAATCGTAAAATCTATTTCAAATTCAGAATTTGAGTTTAAAGTGGGGCAAAAAGTAATTCAAATTGATCCAACGTATTTTAGACCAACTGAAGTTGATTTGCTTATTGGTGATAATACAAAAGCTAAAACTAAATTAGGGTGGTCACCAAAATATACACTTGAAATGTTAGTAAAAGAAATGATGGCTGCAGATGTTGATTTATTTAAAAAAGAAAAACTGATTAAGAATTTCAACTAA
- a CDS encoding sugar 3,4-ketoisomerase, translating to MPKLIHIHSFHEKRGSLSVLEKNIPFDIKRVFYIYNVDDSVRGKHRHHKTIQAAICIHGSCKIGNDNGNEIEEFVLDHPEKCLFLYPEDYHWMYEFSKDAVLLVLASEYYDPKDYIYEPYR from the coding sequence ATGCCTAAGCTTATACATATCCATTCCTTTCATGAAAAAAGAGGCTCATTAAGTGTTTTAGAAAAAAACATTCCTTTTGATATAAAAAGAGTGTTTTACATTTATAATGTTGATGACTCCGTTAGAGGAAAACATAGACATCATAAAACAATTCAAGCAGCAATATGTATACATGGTTCATGTAAAATAGGAAATGACAATGGCAATGAAATTGAAGAATTTGTATTAGATCATCCAGAAAAATGTTTGTTTTTATATCCTGAAGATTATCATTGGATGTATGAATTCTCAAAAGATGCGGTATTATTAGTTTTAGCATCTGAATATTATGACCCTAAAGACTATATTTATGAACCATACAGATAA
- a CDS encoding GNAT family N-acetyltransferase — translation MRNYKCLSIQTFQNSDFHIEPIREEDKYAILKIRNEQIFHLRQPKPLTVVDQENYFSNVVAKLFEQDYPNQLLFSFFYKKEFVGYGGLVHINWIDKNAEISFIMKTELEKDYFSIFWINYLHLIEKVAFNELRLHKIFTYAFDLRPHLYTALEQAKFKEEARLKEHCLFNGNYYDVVFHSKINDTIYFRKATDLDVDQYFEWANDELVRNFSYQTATISYESHVNWFTSKLNDSNCYLFIFENDIKQNIGQIRIQKNNNQAVIGISIDKNHRGKNYAYKMIKLASENFLIENPDCPIEAYIKTNNKSSVAAFEKAGYSFKEKLMYQNIESYLYTLSNENK, via the coding sequence ATGAGGAATTATAAATGCCTTTCAATTCAGACTTTTCAAAATTCAGACTTTCATATTGAACCAATTCGAGAGGAAGACAAGTATGCAATTTTGAAAATTAGAAACGAACAAATTTTTCATTTACGTCAACCAAAACCACTAACGGTAGTAGATCAAGAAAATTATTTTTCTAATGTAGTTGCTAAATTATTTGAACAAGATTATCCCAATCAATTATTGTTTTCATTTTTTTATAAAAAGGAATTTGTTGGATACGGTGGTTTAGTTCACATCAACTGGATTGATAAAAATGCAGAAATATCTTTTATCATGAAAACGGAGTTGGAAAAAGACTATTTCTCCATATTTTGGATTAATTATTTACACTTAATTGAAAAAGTAGCATTTAATGAACTGCGTTTACATAAAATTTTCACTTATGCTTTTGACTTGAGGCCTCATTTATATACTGCTTTAGAACAAGCAAAATTTAAGGAAGAAGCGAGATTAAAAGAACATTGCTTGTTTAATGGGAACTATTATGATGTTGTTTTTCATTCCAAAATAAATGATACTATCTACTTTAGAAAAGCAACGGATTTAGATGTCGACCAATATTTTGAATGGGCCAATGATGAATTGGTTCGAAATTTTTCATACCAAACAGCAACCATTTCGTATGAATCTCATGTAAATTGGTTTACATCAAAATTAAATGATAGTAATTGTTACTTGTTTATTTTTGAAAATGATATCAAACAAAATATTGGACAAATTAGAATTCAAAAAAATAACAATCAAGCTGTAATAGGAATTTCGATTGATAAAAATCACAGAGGAAAAAATTATGCCTATAAAATGATTAAATTAGCTTCTGAAAATTTTTTAATTGAAAATCCAGATTGCCCTATAGAAGCCTATATTAAAACAAATAATAAAAGTTCTGTAGCTGCTTTTGAAAAAGCGGGATATTCATTTAAAGAAAAATTGATGTATCAGAACATAGAAAGTTACCTTTATACGTTATCAAATGAAAATAAATAA
- the pseC gene encoding UDP-4-amino-4,6-dideoxy-N-acetyl-beta-L-altrosamine transaminase → MIPYGKQNITDEDILAVTKALKGDYLTQGPTILEFEEKFASYVEAKYAVAVSNGTAALHLCAMALGVNNSSKVITTPITFAASANCIKYCGGEVVFSDIDAETYLIAIEKVKQLIESNPKGTFSGIIPVDFAGRAVNLEELKKIADEHDLWIIEDACHAPGGFFIDSNNQKQLCGNGKFADLAIFSFHPVKHIATGEGGMITTNNKELYHKLLELRSHGITRNSEIFTNSLDFANGTTNHNGTYPGWYMEMQSLGYNYRFTDFQAALGISQLSRAEEGISKRRAIAERYTTAFKEQSFIKGFSNLIEGHAYHLYIIEVEDRLALYNFLREKNIYCQIHYIPCHLMPYYKEQGYKEGDFINAEAYYKKCISLPMFPTLTEDEQNFIIDSIFNFFNNK, encoded by the coding sequence ATGATTCCATACGGAAAACAAAATATAACTGACGAAGACATACTTGCGGTTACCAAAGCTTTAAAAGGCGATTATTTAACTCAAGGACCAACAATTCTTGAGTTTGAAGAAAAATTTGCAAGTTATGTTGAAGCAAAATATGCAGTAGCTGTTTCTAATGGAACAGCTGCTCTTCATTTATGCGCAATGGCTTTAGGAGTAAATAATTCTTCTAAAGTAATCACCACTCCTATTACGTTTGCTGCTTCTGCAAATTGCATCAAATATTGTGGTGGTGAAGTTGTTTTTTCAGATATCGATGCTGAAACTTATTTGATTGCTATTGAAAAAGTTAAACAATTAATTGAAAGCAATCCAAAAGGCACTTTTTCTGGTATTATCCCTGTTGATTTTGCTGGAAGAGCTGTCAATCTTGAAGAATTAAAAAAAATTGCAGATGAGCATGATTTATGGATTATAGAAGATGCTTGTCATGCACCTGGTGGCTTTTTTATTGATAGTAATAATCAAAAACAATTATGTGGTAATGGAAAATTTGCTGATTTAGCAATTTTTTCTTTTCATCCGGTAAAACATATTGCTACGGGTGAAGGGGGTATGATTACAACAAATAACAAAGAATTATACCACAAGCTTCTAGAATTAAGAAGTCATGGAATTACCCGAAATTCAGAAATTTTCACCAACTCATTGGATTTTGCCAATGGAACTACCAATCATAATGGAACGTATCCTGGTTGGTATATGGAAATGCAAAGTTTAGGTTATAATTATAGATTTACTGACTTTCAAGCTGCTCTAGGAATTTCTCAATTATCTCGAGCTGAAGAAGGAATAAGTAAAAGAAGAGCCATTGCGGAACGTTATACCACTGCGTTTAAAGAACAATCATTTATTAAAGGTTTCTCTAATTTAATTGAAGGACATGCTTATCATTTGTATATTATTGAGGTGGAAGACCGATTAGCATTATACAATTTTTTAAGAGAAAAAAACATTTATTGCCAAATACATTATATTCCCTGTCATTTAATGCCTTATTACAAAGAACAAGGTTACAAAGAAGGCGATTTTATTAATGCTGAAGCGTATTATAAAAAATGTATTAGCTTACCAATGTTTCCAACGTTAACAGAGGATGAACAAAATTTTATAATTGATTCAATATTTAATTTTTTCAACAATAAATAA
- a CDS encoding glycosyltransferase family protein codes for MSLAPILLFTYNRPEHTQAVLDSLSKNKEAIDSVLYIFCDGLKENSSEENKSKNKLVQQIISSENRFKEVKITIQTKNKGLARSIIDGLNTVFLEHEKLIVLEDDLILSPFFLAYMNDSLNRYKDFKNVGEIGSCNFFACGKEFPTYFFTNMPDTWGWGTWKDRWNKFNEDAVFLYKELEKNNKMHAFNTYGAYDMEGMLKDQIFGKVDSWAIRWQAVMVLNNWLCLYPNPSYSNHIESINATHAKINMVPPLQNNEPTFETIEIKELKNVTEAMQLGYSGKGDYFGKLSKKYLKKKTKKILKSVLLFPLPYGIVAFFKKNKPKK; via the coding sequence ATGAGTTTAGCACCCATTCTTTTATTCACTTACAATCGTCCCGAGCACACCCAAGCGGTTTTAGATTCTTTGTCAAAAAATAAAGAAGCTATTGATAGTGTTTTGTATATTTTTTGTGATGGCTTAAAAGAGAATAGTTCTGAAGAGAATAAAAGTAAAAACAAATTAGTTCAACAAATTATTTCATCGGAAAACCGATTTAAAGAAGTTAAAATAACAATACAAACAAAAAACAAAGGTTTAGCCCGTTCAATAATTGATGGTTTAAATACTGTTTTCTTGGAACATGAAAAATTAATTGTACTTGAAGATGATTTAATTCTTTCGCCCTTCTTTTTAGCTTATATGAATGATTCATTAAACAGGTACAAAGATTTTAAAAATGTAGGAGAAATTGGTTCATGTAATTTCTTTGCCTGTGGAAAAGAATTTCCTACTTATTTTTTCACAAATATGCCCGATACTTGGGGATGGGGAACCTGGAAAGACCGTTGGAATAAATTTAATGAAGATGCGGTATTTTTATACAAAGAATTAGAAAAAAACAATAAAATGCACGCATTTAACACTTATGGTGCTTATGACATGGAAGGCATGTTGAAAGATCAAATTTTTGGAAAAGTAGATTCTTGGGCTATAAGATGGCAAGCAGTGATGGTTTTAAATAATTGGCTTTGCTTGTACCCTAACCCATCTTATTCAAATCATATTGAGTCAATTAATGCTACTCATGCAAAAATTAATATGGTTCCACCGTTACAAAATAATGAACCTACATTTGAAACCATTGAAATAAAAGAACTTAAAAATGTAACCGAAGCCATGCAATTAGGCTACTCAGGTAAAGGTGACTATTTTGGAAAGCTTAGTAAAAAGTATCTCAAAAAGAAAACAAAAAAAATTTTAAAATCAGTACTTTTGTTCCCTCTTCCTTATGGAATTGTAGCTTTTTTCAAGAAAAACAAACCTAAAAAATAA
- a CDS encoding DegT/DnrJ/EryC1/StrS family aminotransferase yields the protein MNHTDKIAYENLNKLNKEFELEFKEKFHSFLASGWYVLGNEVKTFEDNFASYCGAKYCVGVANGLDALQLGLVAFDFPPGSEILVPSNTYIASILAIINAGHIPVLVEPNSNTYNIDEKLIEEKITSKTKAIMVVHLYGQIAQMDAIEAIAENYNLEIIEDCAQAHGASFKGKKAGTFGNIGAFSFYPTKNLGALGDAGAIITSNEVLFEKLKALRNYGSEKKYYNKYTGLNSRLDEIQAAFLNVKLPHLDKITLHKRKIAEIYQNKLTDKVIKPVEITNGYHVYHIYNIRTNKRDELKEYLVENNIHTEIHYPVSPNHQEGYQNYFKGMKFPISEEIHKTTLSLPISYATTIEEAERVIEKINCFFNN from the coding sequence ATGAACCATACAGATAAAATTGCTTACGAAAATCTAAATAAACTGAATAAAGAATTTGAATTGGAATTTAAAGAAAAGTTCCATTCATTCTTAGCAAGTGGTTGGTATGTATTAGGAAATGAAGTAAAAACTTTTGAAGACAATTTTGCCTCATATTGTGGTGCTAAATATTGTGTAGGAGTAGCTAATGGATTAGATGCACTTCAGTTAGGTTTAGTTGCCTTTGATTTTCCTCCAGGTTCTGAAATTTTAGTACCTTCCAACACGTATATTGCCAGTATATTAGCGATAATTAATGCGGGACATATTCCTGTTTTAGTTGAACCTAACAGTAATACTTACAATATTGATGAAAAACTAATTGAAGAAAAAATTACTTCAAAAACAAAAGCAATAATGGTGGTTCATTTATACGGACAAATCGCTCAAATGGATGCTATCGAAGCTATTGCTGAAAACTATAATTTAGAAATAATTGAAGACTGTGCTCAGGCACACGGTGCATCGTTTAAAGGTAAAAAAGCAGGAACATTTGGTAATATTGGAGCTTTTAGTTTTTACCCAACAAAAAATCTAGGTGCTCTAGGTGATGCTGGTGCCATAATTACTTCTAATGAAGTTTTATTTGAAAAATTAAAAGCATTAAGAAATTACGGGTCTGAAAAAAAATATTACAATAAATACACCGGTTTAAATTCAAGATTAGACGAAATTCAAGCTGCTTTTTTAAATGTTAAACTTCCTCATTTAGATAAAATTACATTACATAAAAGAAAAATTGCTGAAATTTATCAAAACAAATTAACTGATAAAGTAATCAAACCCGTAGAAATTACAAATGGATATCATGTTTATCATATCTACAACATTAGAACTAACAAAAGAGATGAATTAAAAGAATATTTAGTAGAAAATAACATTCATACTGAAATTCATTACCCGGTTTCACCAAATCATCAAGAAGGATATCAAAACTATTTTAAGGGAATGAAATTTCCAATAAGTGAGGAGATTCATAAAACTACATTAAGTTTACCAATATCATATGCCACAACAATCGAAGAGGCAGAACGCGTAATAGAAAAAATAAATTGTTTTTTTAACAATTAA
- a CDS encoding glycosyltransferase family protein, whose amino-acid sequence MLYLTTYFDKNYLSRGLVLYNSLKKYNQEFELYILCLDDFTHDYFLKNKNTYKEIKLLKLNEIEENDVHLKEAKSNRSRIEYYFTLSPCLPLFLLKKYNLPHICSLDADILFLDDPKKIFDKLNDYSIIVTPHKFSKELLHLEKYGIFNVSFQIFKNNSIGLECLNEWKKDCINWCGDEFDEKNDRFADQKYLDKWSNLFPNELYSLNDNTTGLAPWNINNYTISKKNDEFYSNNEKIIFYHFHHFKILSKKWATNGFNEYKVNSQSNLDLLYLYYWNLIENKNNNLGINQDNSTRYKSNSLVATLLKEKIVFNRVNENRIKKINYGFIPKFIRKLIIKIYA is encoded by the coding sequence ATGCTATATTTAACTACATATTTTGATAAAAATTATTTATCTAGAGGTCTTGTTCTTTATAATTCATTAAAAAAATACAATCAAGAATTTGAATTGTACATTTTGTGTTTAGACGATTTTACACATGATTATTTCTTAAAAAATAAAAACACCTACAAAGAAATTAAATTGCTTAAATTAAATGAAATAGAAGAAAATGATGTTCATTTGAAAGAAGCTAAATCTAATAGAAGTAGAATTGAATATTATTTTACTCTAAGTCCTTGTTTACCACTTTTTTTATTAAAAAAGTACAACCTACCCCATATTTGTTCATTAGATGCTGATATATTATTTTTAGATGACCCTAAAAAAATATTTGACAAATTAAACGATTACTCTATAATTGTTACACCACATAAATTTTCAAAAGAGTTATTACATTTAGAAAAATACGGTATTTTCAATGTAAGTTTTCAAATATTTAAAAATAATTCAATCGGATTAGAATGTCTAAATGAGTGGAAAAAAGATTGTATCAATTGGTGTGGTGATGAATTTGACGAAAAGAATGACCGTTTTGCAGATCAAAAATACTTAGATAAATGGAGTAATTTATTTCCAAATGAATTATACAGTTTAAATGATAACACAACCGGTTTAGCACCTTGGAATATAAATAATTATACTATTTCCAAAAAAAATGATGAATTTTACTCCAATAATGAAAAAATAATATTTTATCATTTTCATCATTTCAAGATATTATCAAAAAAATGGGCTACAAATGGATTTAATGAATATAAAGTAAATTCTCAATCTAATCTTGATTTATTATATTTGTATTATTGGAACTTAATTGAAAACAAAAACAATAATTTAGGAATCAATCAAGACAATTCCACACGATACAAATCAAATTCATTGGTAGCTACTTTATTAAAAGAAAAAATAGTATTTAATAGAGTAAATGAAAATAGGATTAAAAAAATCAACTATGGTTTTATACCTAAGTTTATTCGAAAATTAATAATAAAAATATATGCCTAA
- a CDS encoding phytanoyl-CoA dioxygenase family protein, with protein sequence MQTGVTPQEGHTALIDLFCRTNGKFNDTINNKIIKSAPKTNPTSTSKLWNSIDLNYSNELNNKLEKNGYVDFKESLPKELVDKIYNFALKNETRMAPNYDKKVLFDPTNFQSEIYRFDANDLANSIEIQELIMDPFLIDVARKYLKSEPIFDFPAMWWSTSFLKEASAEAAQLYHFDLDRIKWLKIFFYITDVNENTGPHCYIEGSHISGTKPKEILKKGYARIQDEELEKYYPKDKFKTICAPAGSIFAGDTKCWHKGTPLKEGVRLVLEFEYTTSLFGANYDKFIMKNYTPEFKEFCKNNSYYSSNFIFE encoded by the coding sequence ATGCAAACTGGAGTTACGCCACAAGAGGGCCATACTGCATTAATTGATTTATTTTGTAGAACAAACGGCAAATTTAATGATACAATTAATAATAAAATTATTAAATCAGCTCCAAAAACAAATCCAACTAGTACAAGTAAATTGTGGAATTCAATTGACCTTAATTATTCAAATGAATTAAATAATAAATTGGAAAAAAATGGATATGTAGATTTTAAAGAGTCTTTGCCAAAAGAATTGGTTGATAAAATTTACAATTTCGCTTTAAAAAACGAAACGAGAATGGCACCAAATTATGATAAAAAAGTGCTATTTGACCCAACCAATTTTCAATCTGAAATATATCGATTTGATGCAAATGATTTAGCAAATTCAATTGAAATCCAAGAATTAATCATGGATCCATTTTTAATTGATGTAGCTAGAAAATATTTAAAAAGTGAGCCTATTTTCGACTTCCCTGCCATGTGGTGGAGTACTTCATTTTTAAAAGAAGCATCGGCTGAAGCTGCACAATTATATCATTTTGATTTAGACCGAATAAAATGGCTTAAAATATTTTTTTACATTACAGATGTAAACGAAAATACAGGTCCGCATTGTTATATTGAAGGTTCTCATATTTCAGGAACAAAACCGAAAGAAATACTTAAAAAAGGATATGCTAGAATTCAGGATGAAGAACTAGAAAAATATTATCCTAAAGATAAATTTAAAACTATATGTGCTCCTGCAGGCTCAATTTTTGCAGGAGATACAAAATGCTGGCACAAAGGAACACCTTTAAAAGAAGGAGTTAGACTTGTTTTAGAATTTGAATACACAACTTCTTTATTTGGTGCAAATTATGATAAATTCATAATGAAAAATTACACCCCAGAGTTCAAAGAGTTTTGTAAAAACAATTCCTATTATTCTTCAAATTTTATTTTTGAATAG
- the pseF gene encoding pseudaminic acid cytidylyltransferase, producing MSKNIAIIPARGGSKRIPRKNIKNFLGKPIIAYPIEILKRSNLFDEIIISTDDEEIAKIAIEYGAKVPFLRSNKNSDDFATTADVLLEVIEKLEENGQVFDNAICVYPCSPFLTEDLLIESFKKIENSKLDCVFPIVKYGHPIQRALKVTNELIAPYFEENNSVRTQDLTAAFHDAGMFYTFNIKTFKITKSLRTKNTLGIEIEEHLTQDIDNIIDWKLAELKYKMFFLNEEL from the coding sequence ATGTCCAAAAATATTGCTATTATTCCAGCTCGTGGAGGAAGTAAGAGAATCCCAAGAAAAAACATCAAAAACTTTCTAGGTAAACCTATCATCGCTTACCCCATTGAAATTTTAAAAAGAAGTAATTTATTCGATGAAATAATTATTTCAACTGATGATGAAGAAATTGCAAAAATAGCAATTGAATATGGGGCTAAAGTACCTTTTCTTCGTTCGAATAAAAACAGTGATGATTTTGCTACAACTGCAGATGTTTTACTCGAAGTTATAGAAAAATTAGAAGAAAACGGACAAGTATTTGATAACGCCATCTGTGTGTATCCCTGTAGTCCATTTTTAACAGAGGACTTGTTAATAGAAAGTTTTAAAAAAATTGAAAATTCAAAATTAGATTGTGTTTTTCCAATTGTAAAATACGGACATCCAATTCAAAGGGCTTTAAAAGTAACTAATGAATTAATTGCTCCTTATTTTGAGGAAAATAATAGTGTGCGAACTCAGGATTTAACAGCTGCATTTCATGATGCGGGTATGTTTTATACATTTAATATTAAAACATTTAAAATCACAAAATCTCTCAGAACTAAAAATACACTAGGTATTGAAATAGAAGAACATTTGACTCAGGATATAGACAATATAATCGACTGGAAATTAGCCGAATTAAAATATAAAATGTTTTTTTTAAATGAGGAATTATAA
- the pseB gene encoding UDP-N-acetylglucosamine 4,6-dehydratase (inverting), which produces MAQEFPESKYPAIRYFIGDVRDLDRLKRALNDVDYVIHAAAMKHVHIAEYNPDECVKTNIGGAENVIKACLSSNVTKVVALSTDKACAPINLYGATKLTSDKLFIAANNIKGKQNIKFSVVRYGNVMGSNGSVIPFFMNKRNEGVLPITDPNMTRFNISLQGGVDMVLHALDKAWGGELFVPKIPSYKITDVAEAIGPNCKQEIVGIRPGEKIHEEMITASDSFTTYDLGKYYVILPQVTNWKLEEYIKEFNATKVPVGFYYNSGDNTEWETVESLRGLIKEHLYPDFKI; this is translated from the coding sequence ATGGCTCAAGAATTTCCTGAAAGTAAATATCCTGCAATTAGATATTTCATTGGAGATGTTAGAGATTTAGATCGATTAAAAAGAGCATTAAATGATGTTGACTATGTAATTCATGCAGCGGCAATGAAACATGTTCACATTGCAGAATACAATCCGGATGAATGTGTTAAAACAAACATTGGTGGGGCTGAAAATGTCATCAAAGCTTGTTTATCATCAAATGTAACTAAAGTTGTAGCGCTTTCAACGGACAAAGCTTGTGCTCCAATTAATTTATATGGTGCAACAAAACTTACTTCAGATAAATTATTTATTGCTGCAAACAATATTAAAGGAAAACAAAACATTAAGTTTTCAGTAGTTCGATATGGAAATGTTATGGGGTCAAATGGTTCTGTAATCCCTTTCTTCATGAATAAAAGAAATGAAGGGGTATTACCTATTACTGATCCTAACATGACACGATTCAACATTTCTCTTCAAGGCGGAGTTGACATGGTATTACATGCTTTAGACAAAGCTTGGGGTGGTGAATTATTCGTTCCTAAAATCCCATCTTATAAAATTACGGATGTGGCTGAAGCAATTGGACCTAATTGTAAACAAGAAATTGTGGGAATTAGACCGGGAGAAAAAATTCATGAAGAAATGATTACTGCATCCGATTCATTTACAACGTATGATCTAGGTAAGTACTATGTAATTCTTCCACAAGTGACTAATTGGAAATTAGAAGAATATATCAAAGAATTTAATGCTACCAAAGTTCCTGTAGGCTTTTATTACAATTCAGGTGATAATACAGAATGGGAAACAGTGGAATCATTAAGAGGCTTAATTAAAGAACATTTATATCCAGATTTCAAAATTTAG